GGGCAGTTTGTCGGGCCGAATAAATTGGCCGGGATCGAATCGGCCGATTATCATCTCAAAAAACCCCTTTCCTGATGGAAACCAGGAGGCTGTGTGAAAAAAACCGGAGCTCAGATTCTTTTGGAGTGCCTGCAACTGGAAGGTGTGGAGACCATCTTCGGGTATCCCGGCGGGACGGTTATCAATATCTACGATGAGCTGATGAACTATCCGATTCAGCATATCCTGACCCGTCATGAACAGGCTGCGGTCCATGCGGCCGACGGTTACGCGCGGGCTACCGGCAAGGTCGGAGTCGCCATCGCCACCAGTGGGCCCGGGGCAACCAACACGGTTACCGGCATCGCCACGGCCTACATGGACTCGATTCCTCTGGTGGTCTTCACCGGCCAGGTGCCTACTCCGCTGATCGGTAACGACGCCTTCCAGGAGGCCGATATCGTGGGCATCACCCGGCCCGTCACCAAGCACAACTATCTGGTTCAGGATATCAGGGATCTGGCTCGGATCATCAAACAGGCTTTCTATATCGCCCGTACCGGACGGCCCGGTCCGGTCCTGGTCGATCTGCCCAAGGATGTACAGGTGGCCACCACCGATTTCGTCTATCCGGATTCGGTGGAAATGCGCGGCTACAAGCCGACCTACAGCGGCAACATCCGTCAGGTGGAGAAGGCGGCGAACATGATTCTGGCCGCTCGCAAACCGGTGCTCTATGTCGGCGGGGGCGCTGCCGGCAGCAATGCCGCTGCCGATCTTCTCGGTTTTGCAGAAACTATCCGCACCCCGGTTACCACGACTCTCATGGGGATGTCCGCTTTTCCCAAGCGGAACCCTCTTTCGCTCGGCATGCTCGGGATGCACGGCACCTATTACGCCAACATGGCGGTGACCAACTCGGACCTGCTGATCGCCATCGGCGCGCGTTTCGACGACCGGGTCACGGGACGGATCGCTTCTTTTGCCCCTCATGCCGAAATTATTCACATCGACATCGATCCGACCTCGATAAAGAAAAACGTCCGCGTCGACCTGCCGATCGTCGGCGATTTGAAGGACGTCCTGGCAAAACTGGTGGCAAAGCTCTGGGAGAACAAGGAAAAACTGCGTGTCATGATCGATGCCTGCAATCCCTGGCGTGAGCAGATAGCCGACTGGAAGAAAAATTTCCCGCTCACCTACAGCCCGAGCTCCACTGTCATCAAGCCTCAGTTCGTGATTGAAAAGATCCGCGAGTTGACCGCCGAAGACGCCATCATCACCACAGAGGTCGGCCAGCATCAGATGTGGACGGCACAGTTCTTCGATTTTGCCCGCCCCCGTACGTTTCTCACCTCCGGTGGGCTCGGCACCATGGGCTTCGGCCTGCCGGCGGCACTGGGTGCGCAGGTCGGATGTCCCGATCGCCAGGTGATCGACATCTCCGGGGACGGATCCTTCCAGATGAATTCCCAGGAGCTGGCCACGCTGGTGCAGTTCGGTCTGCCGGTGAAAATCGCCATTCTCAACAACAACTTCCTCGGCATGGTGCGGCAGTGGCAGGAGCTGTTCTTCAATCGACGGTACAGCCAGACCAACCTGGAGCTGCCCATCGATTTCGTCAAGCTGGCCGAGGCCTACGGGGCCACCGGCCTCAGGGCCACCAAACCGCACGAGGTCGAAGGGGTCATCCGCAAGGCATTGGGCACTCCGGGCCCGGTGATCATGGAGTTCAAGGTGGATCCCGAAGAGAACGTCCTGCCGATGGTTCCGGCAGGTGCGGCGATCAACGAGATGGTTCTAGCCAGCTGACCGCTCTCCAGACAGAATGCTTTCGCAAAGCAAAAGTTTGAATGGCTAAGCAAAAAGTGCAAATGCAAGGCGCGCATGAATCGAGGAATGAGGCGTACTCGGATACGCCGCAGTGACGAGAGCCACTTCCGCAATGCTGCCGTTGGCGAGTTTTTGCGACGCCAAACATGACCCCTATGGAGTGATTGCAATGAAACATACCATTTCGGTTCTGGTGGAGAACGAGTTTGGCGTACTGAGCCGCATAGCCGGCCTTTTTTCAGGGCGCGGCTTCAATATCGAGAGCCTTTCAGTAGCGCCCACCCTCGATCCCAGCGTCTCCCGGATGACTCTGGTGACCCGCGGTGACGACCGGATTCTGGAGCAGATCAACAAGCAGCTCAACAAGCTGATCGATACGATCAAGGTCATCGATTTTACCGGCACGGAATATGTGGAACGGGAACTGGCCCTGGTCAAGGTAGCGGCCGAGGAGAACAGCCGGGCCGAGGTTTTGCGCATCGTGGATATTTTCCGGGCCAAGGTCGTGGACGTCACACCCCGATCCTACACTATTGAAATCACCGGAGCACCGTCCAAGATCAATGCGGTGGTCGACCTGCTGCGGCCCATGGGCATCAAGGAACTGGTGCGATCAGGTCCAGTGGTGCTGGGAAGGGGACCCAAGGGCTGGAGCGGCTGAAAAGAGATTGGCGCGGCCGACCGGTTGTGCTATAAGCAGGAAACATTTCGCAATACAATATATCGCATCGAGGAGGAACAAGGAAATGAAGGTATATTACGACAAAGATGCCAATCTGGGCGTTCTGAAGGGGAAAAAAGTCGCCATAATCGGTTATGGCAGCCAAGGCCACGCCCATGCCAATAATCTCAAGGAGAGCGGGATCGACGTTGTGGTCGGGCTTCGGGGCGGCAGTGCCACCCGGGCCAAGGCCGAAAAAGCAGGTCTGACCGTGATGGAAACCGCTGAGGCGGTCAAAGTGGCCGATGTCATCATGGTTCTCGTCCCGGACGAGCTGCAGGGCGACCTCTATCGCGAGACCATCGAGCCCAACATGAAAAAGGGCGCCTATCTGGCATTCAGTCACGGGTTCAACATTCATTTCGGACAGGTTGTGCCCAAACCCGACGTCAATGTCTTCATGGTGGCTCCCAAGGGCCCCGGCCACATGGTTCGGCACGAATACACCAAGGGTGGCGGCGTACCTTCCCTGATTGCCATCTACCAGGACCCCGCCGGAGACACCAAGGAGATCGCCCTGGCCTATGCCAGCGCCAACGGCGGCGGGCGCGCCGGCATTATCGAAACCACTTTCAAGGAAGAGACCGAGACCGACCTGTTCGGTGAACAGGCCGTTCTTTGCGGCGGAGCCAGCGCCCTGGTGCAGGCCGGTTTTGAAACACTGGTTGAAGCAGGCTATGCACCGGAGATGGCCTACTTCGAATGCCTGCATGAACTGAAGCTTATCGTCGACCTGATGTACGAAGGCGGTATCGCTGACATGCGCTATTCCATCTCCAATACCGCCGAGTACGGCGATCTGACCCGCGGTCCCCGCGTCGTGACCGAGGAGACGAAAAAGGAAATGAAGAAAATTCTGGGAGAGATTCAAAGCGGTGAATTCGCCCGGGAGTTTCTTCTCGAGAACAAGGCCAACCAGCCGGTGCTCAAAGCTCTTCGCCGCAAGGGGCAGGCCCACCAGATCGAGGAAGTCGGCGCCAAGCTGCGCGGCATGATGAGCTGGATCGGCAAGAATAAGGTTGTGAACAAGGAACGAAACTGATATAGAACGTTGTCAGGGACAGGGATTTCCCGGAAGGCTGCCGAGTCCTGGGGTTCGGCTGTCGCCCTGTCCCTTATCTTCGTTTTCGTAATCCGGGCATTTGCAGATGCGAATGCCCGGCTTTGCGTATCCGGAAGGACGTTTTTCAGATCCTCAAGAGGTTTGCGACATGAAAAATCAGCAACAACCTGTGGCCAGCGAAGGGTATCCGTTCATCGGTTTGTTCGCTTTCGTCACGCTGGTCTTTGCCCTGCTTGGCTGGGGGTTTCTGACCATTGTATTGCTGGCTCTGACTCTGTTTACGGTTTTTTTCTTCCGCAATCCGGAACGCTTCATTTCGGCCGATGATACCGCTGTCGTCTCTCCCGCCGACGGCAAAGTGGTTTTCGTCGGCAACGTTTTCGAAGAGCGTTATTTTCAGGCCGAGACCATCAAGGTCAGCATTTTCATGTCGGTGTTCGACGTGCATGTCAACCGGGCTCCCTGCAGCGGCAAAGTCGTCGAAATGTTCTACAACAAGGGCGAATTTTTCAATGCATCTCTGGATAAGGCGTCCTTGCAGAACGAACAGGCCGGAATGCTGCTGGAACATCCCTCCGGCCATCGTCTGCTCTGCGTGCAGATCGCCGGTTTGATCGCCCGGCGGATTGTCACCTACCCGGTCGTCGGTCAGGTGCTGGAACGAGGAGCGCGATTCGGCCTGATCCGTTTCGGCTCCAGGGTGGATGTCTATTTCCCCCTCGAATCCGATGTGCTGGCGAAGGTCGGAGACCGCGTCAAGGCGGGCGAAACCCTGCTGGGCTATTTCAAGGAACAGGCATGACGTTTTATTTCGGCGTTTGAAACGAGGTATCGTTTAGCCGAAAATCGTCGGGGCAAACGGGTCCTTCCGGCAAAAAACCTTGACATTCTCCGTGCTTGACTGTTTTATAGAGCGACATCAAAGAAAGGCTGTGAAGAGGAGTAGTAGGTCTTTGCCCCTGTTGGAGAGAGCCGGCGGTCGCTGCGAGCCGGTACAGGGAAAGGTCGAACTCGCCTCGGAGCCGCGACGGTGAACACCGGTCATCCTGACGGTCTCAGCTGTCGTCGTATCCCTGCGTAAAAGGGTCATCGAGGGTCGCCCACCGGCGACCGAATCAGGGTGGTACCGCGAAGCTCAAGCTCTCGCCCCTGTTGGGGTCGGGAGCTTTTTCGCGCCTGTAACCACGACTTCAATGGCACAACACATCATACAGGCACGAAAGGGGGTGGTCTTGTGGAATCCGATCTTGGAGACCTAAATCGAGTCGGCTTTATGGAGAGAATATCCGAAATCAAGTTTTTTGACCTGCACTTGACCGCCCCGGTCGGCGGCACGGCGACAACCTTTCTGGAGGACCAATGGAAGAGACCAAGACCATAAAGATTTTTGATACCACTTTGCGGGATGGCGAGCAGTCACCCGGCGCCAGTATGAATATCGAGGAGAAGCTGCGCATCGCCTCCCAACTGGAAAAACTCAATGTCGATGTCATCGAAGCGGGCTTTCCCATCGCTTCCGAAGGGGATTTCGAAGCCGTCAGGAAAGTGGCCAAAACGATCAAGGGCACCCAGATTGCCGGATTGTCCCGGGCCAACGACAAGGATATCGACTGCGCCTGGAACGCGCTGAAATACGCCGGTGAAAGGGGACGGATTCATACGTTCATCGCCACCAGCGACATTCACATGAAGCACAAGCTGAAGATGAGCGAGCAGCAGGTGATCGACACCGCCGTGGCCGCGGTCAAGCGGGCGGCCGGTTATACCCCCAACGTCGAGTTTTCCGCCGAGGATGCGGTGCGTACCCGTCTGCCCTTTCTGGCCCAGGTTGTCCGGGAGGTCATTGCCGCCGGGGCCAAGGTGGTGAACATCCCCGATACGGTGGGCTACACCATTCCGTCGGAATATTTCAACATCATCCGGTATCTGAAGGAAAACGTGCCCAACATCGAGCAGGCGACCATATCCGTGCACTGCCACAACGATCTCGGCCTTGCTGTTGCCAACAGCCTCGCAGCCGTGCAAGCCGGCGCCGGGCAGGTGGAGTGCACCATCAACGGCATCGGCGAGCGGGCCGGGAACTGTTCTCTCGAAGAAGTCGTCATGGCGCTGCGTACCCGTCACGACATCCTGGCTTTCAGGACAGATGTGGTGACCGAACACATCTACGCGGCCAGCAAACTGCTGTCGACCATCACCGGGATCGTGGTGCAGCCCAACAAGGCCATTGTCGGCGCCAACGCCTTTGCCCATGAGGCCGGCATTCATCAGCACGGCGTGCTGATGGAAAAATCGACCTACGAAATCATGACCCCCGAATCGATTGGACTGACCCAGAATAAGCTGGTTCTCGGCAAACATTCCGGAAGGCACGCTTTCGGGCAACGTCTGGTCGAGCTCGGCTACGATCTGTCCAAAGAGGATCTCGACAAGGCTTTCGTTCGCTTCAAGGCCCTGGCCGACAAGAAGAAGGATATCTACGACGAGGACCTGGACGCGATCGTCGCCGATGAAATCGTGCGTATTCCGGAGAGGTACAAGCTGGTGGAGATGAGCGTTGCCTCCGGGTCCTTTGCTGCGCCCACCGCCACCGTGGCCCTGGAGATCGACGGCAAAATCAAAAAAATGGCCGTTATGGGGGGAGGTCCGGTGGACGCGACCTTCAAGGCGATCAAGAAATTGACCAAAAGCAAGGCCCGGCTGCTCAGCTTCACCGTCGGCGCCATCACCGGCGGCACCGATGCGCAGGGCGAATGCACCGTGCGTCTTGGGCTGGATGGCCGCGAGGTGCTGGGGCAGGGCGCCCATCCGGATATTA
The genomic region above belongs to Syntrophotaleaceae bacterium and contains:
- the ilvB gene encoding biosynthetic-type acetolactate synthase large subunit, with protein sequence MKKTGAQILLECLQLEGVETIFGYPGGTVINIYDELMNYPIQHILTRHEQAAVHAADGYARATGKVGVAIATSGPGATNTVTGIATAYMDSIPLVVFTGQVPTPLIGNDAFQEADIVGITRPVTKHNYLVQDIRDLARIIKQAFYIARTGRPGPVLVDLPKDVQVATTDFVYPDSVEMRGYKPTYSGNIRQVEKAANMILAARKPVLYVGGGAAGSNAAADLLGFAETIRTPVTTTLMGMSAFPKRNPLSLGMLGMHGTYYANMAVTNSDLLIAIGARFDDRVTGRIASFAPHAEIIHIDIDPTSIKKNVRVDLPIVGDLKDVLAKLVAKLWENKEKLRVMIDACNPWREQIADWKKNFPLTYSPSSTVIKPQFVIEKIRELTAEDAIITTEVGQHQMWTAQFFDFARPRTFLTSGGLGTMGFGLPAALGAQVGCPDRQVIDISGDGSFQMNSQELATLVQFGLPVKIAILNNNFLGMVRQWQELFFNRRYSQTNLELPIDFVKLAEAYGATGLRATKPHEVEGVIRKALGTPGPVIMEFKVDPEENVLPMVPAGAAINEMVLAS
- a CDS encoding phosphatidylserine decarboxylase family protein, yielding MKNQQQPVASEGYPFIGLFAFVTLVFALLGWGFLTIVLLALTLFTVFFFRNPERFISADDTAVVSPADGKVVFVGNVFEERYFQAETIKVSIFMSVFDVHVNRAPCSGKVVEMFYNKGEFFNASLDKASLQNEQAGMLLEHPSGHRLLCVQIAGLIARRIVTYPVVGQVLERGARFGLIRFGSRVDVYFPLESDVLAKVGDRVKAGETLLGYFKEQA
- a CDS encoding 2-isopropylmalate synthase is translated as MEETKTIKIFDTTLRDGEQSPGASMNIEEKLRIASQLEKLNVDVIEAGFPIASEGDFEAVRKVAKTIKGTQIAGLSRANDKDIDCAWNALKYAGERGRIHTFIATSDIHMKHKLKMSEQQVIDTAVAAVKRAAGYTPNVEFSAEDAVRTRLPFLAQVVREVIAAGAKVVNIPDTVGYTIPSEYFNIIRYLKENVPNIEQATISVHCHNDLGLAVANSLAAVQAGAGQVECTINGIGERAGNCSLEEVVMALRTRHDILAFRTDVVTEHIYAASKLLSTITGIVVQPNKAIVGANAFAHEAGIHQHGVLMEKSTYEIMTPESIGLTQNKLVLGKHSGRHAFGQRLVELGYDLSKEDLDKAFVRFKALADKKKDIYDEDLDAIVADEIVRIPERYKLVEMSVASGSFAAPTATVALEIDGKIKKMAVMGGGPVDATFKAIKKLTKSKARLLSFTVGAITGGTDAQGECTVRLGLDGREVLGQGAHPDIIVASAKAYINALNKLATVLTRITEGL
- the ilvC gene encoding ketol-acid reductoisomerase — its product is MKVYYDKDANLGVLKGKKVAIIGYGSQGHAHANNLKESGIDVVVGLRGGSATRAKAEKAGLTVMETAEAVKVADVIMVLVPDELQGDLYRETIEPNMKKGAYLAFSHGFNIHFGQVVPKPDVNVFMVAPKGPGHMVRHEYTKGGGVPSLIAIYQDPAGDTKEIALAYASANGGGRAGIIETTFKEETETDLFGEQAVLCGGASALVQAGFETLVEAGYAPEMAYFECLHELKLIVDLMYEGGIADMRYSISNTAEYGDLTRGPRVVTEETKKEMKKILGEIQSGEFAREFLLENKANQPVLKALRRKGQAHQIEEVGAKLRGMMSWIGKNKVVNKERN
- the ilvN gene encoding acetolactate synthase small subunit; protein product: MKHTISVLVENEFGVLSRIAGLFSGRGFNIESLSVAPTLDPSVSRMTLVTRGDDRILEQINKQLNKLIDTIKVIDFTGTEYVERELALVKVAAEENSRAEVLRIVDIFRAKVVDVTPRSYTIEITGAPSKINAVVDLLRPMGIKELVRSGPVVLGRGPKGWSG